One segment of Pseudodesulfovibrio sp. 5S69 DNA contains the following:
- a CDS encoding class I SAM-dependent methyltransferase gives MGYIPLHLRYEDFYADFDGTMETFERLLGERPGSSIRKNGRREMQFLKRLLDEFEVRGGVAEIGYFHGEGSTPVLLDHVREHGGSFCTMDIFPEDAYYRKALDQVSLPGCRVIKGSSVVAGKEWEGGRLDFLFVDGDHGFPRIGPDGEQSGIALDILAWHDHLKVGGVMVFHDYTGTEEAYGEASLLAVEHAVDSLMGEPIYSFIGRDTILVAFRKEREGVLLPQWRQKRAPLEYADAWASLDKQRGRLGEFLIYGTGSAGKQVMDCIRQVFSREASISFTNSTAAEPGSVFGCPLIPFAQAGDFPGTVVIASIHERAMGEALEGMGKRRLKDFYRYYEFVGWCHVGRYGYYGGGA, from the coding sequence ATGGGCTACATTCCCCTGCACCTGCGCTACGAGGATTTTTATGCCGACTTCGACGGGACCATGGAAACCTTCGAGCGGCTGCTCGGAGAACGGCCCGGGTCTAGTATCCGGAAAAACGGGAGGCGTGAGATGCAATTTCTGAAACGGCTGCTGGATGAGTTTGAGGTGCGCGGCGGTGTCGCCGAGATAGGCTATTTCCATGGCGAGGGCTCCACCCCGGTCCTGCTCGACCACGTCCGGGAGCACGGCGGGAGCTTCTGCACCATGGATATCTTCCCGGAGGACGCGTATTACCGGAAGGCTCTGGATCAGGTGAGCCTGCCCGGCTGCCGGGTGATCAAGGGGTCCAGCGTGGTGGCGGGCAAGGAATGGGAAGGCGGTCGGCTTGACTTCCTGTTCGTGGACGGCGATCACGGGTTCCCCCGGATAGGCCCGGATGGCGAGCAGTCCGGCATCGCCCTGGATATCCTGGCCTGGCACGACCACCTCAAGGTCGGCGGGGTGATGGTCTTCCACGACTATACCGGCACGGAGGAGGCCTACGGCGAGGCCAGCCTCCTCGCCGTGGAGCACGCCGTGGACAGCCTGATGGGCGAGCCCATATACTCCTTCATCGGCCGCGATACCATCCTGGTGGCCTTCCGCAAGGAGCGCGAGGGCGTGCTCCTGCCCCAGTGGAGGCAGAAGCGCGCCCCCTTGGAATACGCCGACGCCTGGGCGTCCCTGGACAAACAGCGCGGCCGGCTCGGTGAGTTTCTGATCTACGGCACGGGCTCGGCGGGCAAGCAGGTCATGGACTGCATCCGCCAGGTCTTCAGCAGGGAGGCGTCCATCTCCTTCACCAACTCCACGGCCGCAGAGCCGGGCAGCGTCTTCGGCTGTCCGCTCATTCCCTTTGCCCAAGCCGGGGATTTCCCGGGTACGGTGGTCATCGCCTCGATCCACGAGCGGGCCATGGGCGAGGCCCTGGAGGGCATGGGCAAACGCCGTCTCAAGGATTTTTACCGCTACTACGAATTCGTGGGCTGGTGTCACGTGGGCCGCTACGGATACTACGGCGGGGGAGCCTAG
- a CDS encoding elongator complex protein 3 produces MRFTHPEPPPASARIWPVFLPFAGCPHRCAFCAQDKQTGRDHADLSAIAESLETDLQAALDRARGPYELAFYGGTFTALPAPWPERFLNLAADFRSRGLISRVRCSTRPDCVDPDDLKRLAALGLDMVELGIQSFDDEALRASGRGYSGATALAACETVRASGLALGVQLLPGLPGDRPGLFQADVCAAADLKPETARLYPCLVVRGTPLADLWGRGGYQPWKTDRAVRELAEALPVLWTKGVRVIRLGLAPEPTLDENILAGPHHPALGQSARALALFEVVKGKVRELGRRPSFLEVPRRYSGEFYGHARELAPAYFELGLTRDSIRFAEAERFLLE; encoded by the coding sequence ATGCGCTTCACCCATCCCGAACCGCCTCCGGCGTCCGCCCGCATCTGGCCGGTCTTCCTGCCGTTTGCGGGCTGTCCGCACCGCTGCGCGTTCTGCGCCCAGGACAAGCAGACCGGGCGGGACCATGCGGACCTCTCCGCCATCGCCGAGAGTCTCGAAACCGATCTCCAAGCCGCTTTGGACCGGGCGCGCGGGCCGTATGAGCTGGCCTTTTACGGCGGCACCTTCACGGCCCTGCCCGCGCCGTGGCCCGAGCGGTTCCTGAACTTGGCGGCGGACTTCCGCTCGCGGGGGCTGATTTCCCGCGTGCGCTGCTCCACCCGGCCCGACTGTGTGGACCCGGACGACCTGAAACGCCTCGCCGCCCTCGGCCTGGACATGGTCGAGCTGGGCATCCAGTCCTTCGACGACGAGGCCCTGCGCGCCTCGGGACGGGGGTATTCCGGGGCGACGGCCCTGGCGGCCTGCGAAACCGTGCGCGCCTCGGGCCTGGCCCTCGGCGTCCAGCTCCTGCCCGGCCTGCCCGGCGACCGGCCCGGCCTGTTCCAGGCCGACGTGTGCGCGGCCGCCGACCTCAAACCCGAGACGGCCCGGCTCTATCCCTGCCTGGTGGTTCGGGGCACGCCCTTGGCCGACCTTTGGGGGCGGGGCGGATATCAACCGTGGAAAACGGACCGTGCGGTGCGCGAATTGGCCGAGGCCCTGCCCGTGCTCTGGACAAAAGGAGTCCGGGTCATCCGCCTGGGGCTGGCCCCGGAGCCGACCCTGGATGAGAATATCTTGGCTGGGCCGCATCATCCGGCCTTGGGTCAATCCGCTCGCGCCCTGGCCCTGTTCGAGGTCGTCAAGGGCAAGGTCCGGGAGCTGGGCCGCAGGCCATCCTTCCTCGAAGTCCCGCGCCGTTACTCGGGCGAGTTCTACGGCCATGCGCGGGAACTGGCCCCGGCCTATTTCGAGCTGGGGCTTACCAGGGACTCGATCCGGTTTGCGGAGGCGGAGCGCTTTCTGCTGGAGTGA